From Arachis hypogaea cultivar Tifrunner chromosome 3, arahy.Tifrunner.gnm2.J5K5, whole genome shotgun sequence:
ACTTCTGAAGTTTAATTTGCATTTAACCTATCCTATCTCTGGTTTTGTTCTTCATTCTACGGATTAGTTATTATTAGAAAATAACTCTAATCTAACTTGAATTCTTTTGAATCTTGAAAAAGCTATATTATTAGAATTACAACTTGAAACCTTTTCTCACAAATCATTAATTATTTAGACTTAATgtggtacgtgacatataactGCATCATTTTTTGGGTTCTTAGGGTTTGTGTGGTTTATAAATAAGAAATTGGATTTAACCCTCTAATACAATTGGTTTATCAAGGAATTGACGGTTGGTTGAATTAGAGGAGATTGAATTACCTAGAAATAGGAATGCAATCACTTGGGGTTTGCCATAAAATTAATATTTGCACGATCAAGATAGTTGACATTGAACATTAATTCGGACATTTAaatatctccaaagccttaactctATTCTCATACCGTTTCTCAACGATTCATTATTTGTTTTCCTTaatttattgccttttatgttaTTCAATCTTCACAACTCTCATTTCAATTTGTCTAACTAGAACAACTaatcaaccattgcttgcttagtccgttaatcctcgtgagatcgaTACTCACTTACCTAagtttattacttggtatgactcgGTGCACTTGTTGGTAAGTTGTGGTTAGAAATTCTGCACCAAGTTTAATCTAAAATTGCATATGAAAATTGCtcatttctttgtttaatctaaAATTGAATCCATGATAAAAAAGAGTCAAATAACAAAGAAGACACCATAATTCTCAATGGCTCAATTATGGATCACTCTAATGTCACTTGTTGAAAATTCTAAGATTTTCTTAATCCTAAGACCATCcatattaaattattaagaaaaaaaatactagaGAGCGAAAGTGTATCTGAATTTGTAAATATAATTGAAAGAATTTAGTTATTTGATCTTtttcaaccaaagccttctgtatcccTGATAAGGGTGAATCACAACTCCTCTAATGAAAAAAAAAGCTACGGAAGTGGCTCTGATGTGTTGGGACCAAAACCCTgaagtcattatttatatttaaatgtgTCACTCATTAAACCCTGaaatccaaataaaatagtatctttaattttatttttatttaactctaaataaaaaataataataatttattcaattcaatatttataataataaataagatccCTATTTACTaagttatttaatataaaataacttaatttataattataattaatatatattatctataaataaattaaaaaataataatttcaagTAGGGAGTTACTATAATAATACTACTTGGTTCATGTACGAACAAGTAGCACTAGCATATGACAAACTATACCACAGCGAGCTATCAAAGGAAAGATTTACAAATCGTTATTtcgtttaattttttctttaaaaaagttAGGTATCCAATAAGTTAATCGCGATTTGGTGGTAATCCACACTAAATTACAAAATTGGAGTCACGTTTCACACTAGTAAAAGTAGTTAATAAAAATAGTTGATACATTTGCTTCGTatgaatgttaattttaatttcttgcacacATCATCCTTTTGGTCTACAGGtcattataattattgaattcaaTTGgagaccttttttttttttttggtcggtggattggacaacccccaatcctaggtactccaatggattggacaacccccaatcctaAGTACACAACACACCCACACACTACTCAcatatttatcacattttttcCTCAATTGCATCCTCTAGGGTTTGAACCCTAGACCTTGAGGTGGGGAGAGGGGAGAAATGCCACTAGAGCCAAGGCTCATTGGCAATTCAATTGGAGACCTAAGACATTGTTTCAGTGATAAAGTAGGCccatatatagttatatatagaAATCTAAATCTAAAATAGGCCCATAGTATTTCAATATATACACCTACGTCAACATATCCATACCCGTCTCGTCTGGCTCCTAATCTATTATGGCCTATGATCCCTTCACAAGAGAGATGCATCCACATTTTTATAAGGTATATTTTATTCTGGTCTCCAATCGAGATCGGACCTTATATTTCACTCCCTAATGAACCCAACATCCTCattgacaaattaatttaaatattgacTTTGATACCATCTTTGATAACATCTGCAACAAGCTAGTCCACTCACTTATAGATATTGTCTGTTTGGCACTCcaaatcttataattttatttttgatggagGAATGCAAAGTAAATAATAGCAGCCCATTAAGCAAGCAAGACAGATAATGTAATAACAAGCAAAATCAAATTAGGCATATATGAAAAGAAAGTATTAAAAAGCAGTCCATGACAAAAGCATTCCATATAGCAAGCAAATAAGAGCATAACGTGGCCGAGGCATTGTTCCAATGGCCAATATGTTGGCCTCACAGAAGCCACATCTCAGGTTCGAATCCCAGCCATAGCTGGGTAGTGATAGAACCTTTAGTGTGTGTGAGTGGGTGGGTGTGTTGTGTAACctaggattgggggttgtccaatccatcGACCAAAAAAAATAAGAGCATAACCAACAAGGAAAGAAGATAAGAATGAGCTCAAGAATATGGTTGATTATGTGCAGTAcatgaagaagaaaataacaaaaacaagGTCGCACGCTTGACAGAATCAAATTGGTGCAAGGACAAGAAGAaatcacaaaacaaaaaaaaaatctcctACATTACTTTATTCTGCGTGCTGATCTTAACAACAAAAGTGTTTAAAGTTATCGATTTTATAAAGGATTTCAACTTTCTTCCCAAACGCAACTAAAATCTTCATGATGAACTTAAGATTGgcaaagaaaaaataaactagAAGAAGTCTTGACTATGATTATAGTTTTGATAAATTGGACTCTCAATAAGAGTGATTGTTGATGattatgatgaaaaagaaaaaaaaatctagaagTTCTAATTTCATATCCTGATCTGACTAATGGAGCAAGTTATAATATAGAATTGATAGTCCTTCTAAAAGTTCTTTGGCAATTCTTTATTATCTTGATATAAAGATAATGATAAATTTAAAGAACTTTTCTCAAAAGACCTCTTCTTTTCACGCCTAATAAAAAGCTAATAAAATTCGTGAAAATTTTACCATAGATGAATATATAATACGATGATAACCAGAAccttaaataaatttattgtttAGACTTCACTCCTTTTTTATTAgtagtttgattattttatttgttatttgaaattattttaatgTCGTATGAACTTGTAAATTGtgaatatatattttgatttgtgaGTTAGACTGTGAATTTGTATTAAATTatgaatttatattaatttataagtTGTGACTTATGACTTTTGACTGGTTATAATTTATATAAGTCATggataatttgattttatttgagatttattttattatttttaaaactaatatttgttattagattttttgtattttttatattttactagtAACCTCTAGTCAGGTTACGTTTACGATTCAACGAATTAtgattttaaactaattttttaaatcagAATAAAAACTATGAATTTACTATCTTAATAGTCagaattaaattagataatataaaataatatatttttgtataaattatttttattttaataaacgagttatagttcaaatagcATAATTTTTTCATACTTACTTAAGAGATGTGGGTTTGAGATttcttatctttaaaaaaataattttctttttaataattttaaactgAGAATTtagtaaagaaaaaaattttcgatTCACTACATTGACCGATTAATTCGCATTAAGTTAACCCAGAATCCCAGATAAATCTCATACATATACCACTGTAATAGTGTTAACTACACACAAAATAATTAGAGGAGaccctaaaaataaaagaataaaatgctCGGAAAAAAGTAAGCATGCAAATACTAAAAATTGTAGAGCTGGACTGCTCGAGTGTAAATTATAAAAAGAGAAAAGGTGTGAATTGGAAAGAAACATATAGCGAGCCTTCCAGGCTTGACTATTTTCAAAGGTTTCAAGCATTGGACTTTTGACTCAATACTTTTCCAACCTTCCCTTTCATTCCCTCTTCTCCTCTCATTTGGCTgcttctacttttcttttatttctcacCCTCCCATATatattctctatctctctctgtcACACACTCTCTCTCAACATCCTTCTCATAATTCATGTCTTCTTTGCTACTACTACTTTTCAAGAACATATAACTTGGCAGGAACATACAAGATCCAACACAATAATAATTTCCCTGCTCCCTCAATCCCCCCTATATGCAGGTGGggctactctttttcttttttcttttttcacttttcTGAGTTATTCTTCATGTCATATatgtattatgattattattattattattattattattattattattattattattattattattattattatattttatttcaactgtTTATATACCCCTTGAAATTTTCCTCCCACAGTATTGGTAGCTAGAGATAGTGATCATCGCCCACTTCAATATACTTTTCAAATCACTTTCTCTGTTAATTATTTGATCTCTTCTTACATATTTCTCctttcattcacacacaagagaCTAACAGATAAATTAAATTACCTTAATTAATTGCCTTGCGTTGAGTTTTTCACCATAGGCCATATATAGTAATAATTAGTAACCAAAACATGTATTTTCATCATGACCTATTCATATATATGATTGTCTCCTTAATTAATTAGTCAGCAGAAACTTCCTTCATCAACTACTCTTCCACCAACACCATGatcaagttcatttccttttacTCTTTCTTTTAActttacttgtttagtttgagACAAAAAAAACACATAATCATAATAACAATGCAAATGAGTCACTAGCATTGAAGTTTGTGTCCCAATGATGGAAGGTGTGTTCTTCCTGCCAGAAGTCGCCAGAACCGGTTATCTTCGCTCTATAGTGCAGTCTGTTGGCTGCGCCTACATTTGTCTCTGGTCCTTTGATCCCACTTCTTCTCCTAATAAGTATATACTATATACTATTAGTTAATTccattactatatatatatatatatatatatatatatatatatatatatacttctacTTCTACTGgggaaataatataattaattaaatcaaatgAAATTCTGATTTGACTTGGTGTGGTTTCTTAATTTGCATATATAGTCGGTTGTTCTTCTTGGATGGTTTCTACAATAACGTCAGAAACAACCAACAAGCAAGCTCTTCATTGGGGAGTGTGGCGCAACAACTCTTTAATCAGTTCAGGACTTTAAGATTTGATGCAAATGATGAGTAAGCAAGCCTtgcttatatatttatattttaatgcaatttgagcaTGCTTCtttttgtatataatatttaaattctcttcttgtatttaatattatttattattgttgaatGTTCAGCCGTATTCCTGGACTAGCTTTTAGGAACAACCGTCCGTACGTAGAGGTGCAGCAACCGGAACTTCTCAGACTCGCATGGACTCAAATACAAAAACAATTCTTTCAGGTACGTATTAATTACCGCATAAACAAAGTAGTAATAATAGTGATGGTGAGGACATTCATTTTTTATCATGTATGTTGACATACGAACTTGTGTTTTTATGTTTTTGCAGGAAGCAAGGATTAAGGTTTGTTTTCTTTCCAAGAGAAACTTGAAATTCTTTTTGTTATTAAACAATCCATTAATCCATTGTTATCATCTTCATCACTTCTCAGACTGCTGTATTCATGGGGTGCAACAAAGGGGAAATTGAGCTTGGTTTCTTAAATTTGTCTCAGGTAATTAAGCACCCCAATTATatatttacatattatcaatgtAAGAAGAATGTCAagtattatcaaaatttattattttttgttattagttagttattaatgtttaaaaatataaaatataatataatatattattagattactAGACTAAAAGAATTGAGTTAATGAGATGATATTTTTGTTCATATACTGAACCGAATTATtgaatgttaattaattattgttgcttCACAGGCTGAAATTCAAACAGCACTTAGCAGTTTGTTCCAGGAAGATTTCTCTTCTGGTCGGCAAATAATGGATCATCAGAATAATCCACcctcatcatcttcatcttctttgaGATCATTATCCACAACAGCTGGCAGCCCTGAATACTCCTCACTCCTATTCAACATTCCTCCGGCCGGAGCTACCGCGGGAGCAATAGTACCTAACACAATGTCTCCTTTGTCATCTAACACACAATCAGCATTGCTAACTAATTACGTATTCCCGAGTCATCACCAGGAGATCGAAAACGAGACACTAATGAGAGTGTTCCTGAACGCTATATCACCACAACAgcatcaaaacttgccttataaCAT
This genomic window contains:
- the LOC112790359 gene encoding putative transcription factor bHLH041 isoform X1, producing the protein MMEGVFFLPEVARTGYLRSIVQSVGCAYICLWSFDPTSSPNNRLFFLDGFYNNVRNNQQASSSLGSVAQQLFNQFRTLRFDANDDRIPGLAFRNNRPYVEVQQPELLRLAWTQIQKQFFQEARIKTAVFMGCNKGEIELGFLNLSQAEIQTALSSLFQEDFSSGRQIMDHQNNPPSSSSSSLRSLSTTAGSPEYSSLLFNIPPAGATAGAIVPNTMSPLSSNTQSALLTNYVFPSHHQEIENETLMRVFLNAISPQQHQNLPYNITVVHPESSAFKRYRTEPEPGPERAPESLRSRQSLMKRSLAFFRSINAMRIRERIQATRPSSTQLHHMIAERRRREKLNDNFQALRALLPPGTKKDKASILTTAKETLSSLMAEIEKLRIRNHELESRLPESSKESSAADQEISKTMLLVPPNERFHVQISDVPQSSSSSSSEERRVDLHVALRGQISQIDAVIRLLEFLKLAQNVSLITMRTNTNNVGQGNNNYINQLTFRLRILEGSEWDVSAFQEAVKRVVGDLAQFQVDH